In the genome of Chitinophagaceae bacterium, the window CGACTGGGAAATGGATTGGGATGATGAAGAATTAGAATACTAATTTTTTTCCGATTCACGAAAAAAAAATTAACCGGTAAGTACTTTTTTACTTACCGGTTTTTTATTTTTATATCTGATTATTTTTAGAAGCTCACAATTCATTTTATGCTCAGCAGATTCATGCGTTTTATTTTTATTTTATCCACCGGTATTTTTCTCCTTTCCTGTACAAATGAAACTCAACAAACAGAAAAAGACAGGGATGCAGTTAGCTTTGTCCATGAGTATTACAAAAGCATTCCTTTTGAATATTCAATATTAGAACCCGGAGATTTTATTCTGAGGAAAGGACGGGGAATGGTAAGCGACTATATAGTAGGCGTACTAAATGAAGAAATCCCCGTTTCCCACTGCGGCATATTGGTTAAAAGTGATGGTGAATGGAATGTTGTGCATGCAATTTCCAAAGATGGCCCCGATAATTCCGGTGTTATAGAAGAAAGTTTGCTTACTTTCATCCGTGAAAGCCTTGAAGGCACGCTGGTGAT includes:
- a CDS encoding DUF2145 domain-containing protein yields the protein MLSRFMRFIFILSTGIFLLSCTNETQQTEKDRDAVSFVHEYYKSIPFEYSILEPGDFILRKGRGMVSDYIVGVLNEEIPVSHCGILVKSDGEWNVVHAISKDGPDNSGVIEESLLTFIRESLEGTLVIVRLKAEEDLRLSISEQARELATLNIPFDYSFNIEDNERMYCTEVVWSITTKVLGTDLFDERVKPGEVEILRFTNFFDEQKFEMVLNHFASL